In the genome of Lactobacillus intestinalis, the window ATACTTACCTCCATAACAAAAGGTCTGCTGCTTCAGCAACAGACCTTTAAAAGTAAGTATTATCTTTTTCTTTTGTTAGTCTGTCTTCTCTCATCTAGACTTTAACTATCGGTATCTTAACAGATTCAGCCACATACGTGGGTCGCGGACTTTCACCGCCGGTCGGGAATTTCACCCTGCCCTGAAGACAACAAACTTAATATTCAATTTACAGTTTCATCTTAGTCCAAGTGTTTCAATCTGTCAACTTCTTTGAGCGACAATTCCCGGTATTCTCCAGATGTAAGGGATTGCAAATCCAAAAATGCATAACGCTCTCTAGACAATTTTTGGACTGGATGCCCCACTGCTTTAAACATCTTTTTAACTTGATGATAATGCCCTTCATGAATTGTTAGTTGGACAATCTGAGTATTTTTTCGTTTATTAGTCTTTAAAATTTTAACCTTTGCCGGCGCACTTTTATGTTTATCAAAAACTACTCCATTGACTAAAGCCTTTATTTGTTGAGGTTCTAGAATCCCTTCTATCTTCGCTACATAGACTTTAGGAACTTCATGCCGCGGATGCATTAATAAATTAGCCAATTCACCATCATTAGTCATCAAAAGAAGACCTGAAGTGTCATAGTCCAATCTTCCCACAGGATATACTCGATAAGGAATATCCTCAAAGAAATCAACTACTGTCTTTCGTCCTTTATTATCGCTAGCTGTAGAAACTACACCACGTGGCTTATAAAAAAGATAAGTATGTAAACTTTCTCTTTCAATAGGTTCTCCATCTACAGTAATATTACTAAAAGTCTCTACTTTTGTTCCCAGCTTAGTAACTATTTTTCCGTCTACACGCACTCGACCGGCAACAATCATCTTCTCTGCCTTACGTCTTGAAGCAATTCCTGCTTCTGCAATTACCTTTTGAAGTCTTTCTAACGCCATATTTAACTCTCCTCACTTTCATTCTCTTTATCTTTTAATTTAAACAAATCTACTTCTGATTCGGAACTTACTTCATCTTCGAAATTTTCAATCAATGGTAAGTCTGCTAAACTTTCATATCCAAAATATTGCAAAAAATAATCAGTTGTAATATACAAGTTTGGATTCCCAGGGGCGTTCTTTTTTCCACTAGCTTTAATCAAACCACGCCAAACCAAAGTTTGAATCGCTCCAGAAGAATTAACTCCACGAATATCGTCAATTTCCACTCTAGTGATTGGTTGTTTATAAGCTACTATCGCTAAAATTTCTAAAGCAGATTGACTAATTCCTTTACTAAGGTCCTTTTGAAAGTATTTTTCAATAATTTTACTAGTTTCAGGACGAGTGGTTAACTTATATGTTTGATTAACATGAATAGCTTGCAACCCATTGTCTGGGTCTTTTTCAAGCTTATCTTTTAAATTCATAAATAAAGCTTCTAACTCTGTTTCATTGAGCTCTAAAAGTCCACAAAGGACACTTTTATCTA includes:
- the scpB gene encoding SMC-Scp complex subunit ScpB, which codes for MATKIANLEALLYVAGDEGLDKSVLCGLLELNETELEALFMNLKDKLEKDPDNGLQAIHVNQTYKLTTRPETSKIIEKYFQKDLSKGISQSALEILAIVAYKQPITRVEIDDIRGVNSSGAIQTLVWRGLIKASGKKNAPGNPNLYITTDYFLQYFGYESLADLPLIENFEDEVSSESEVDLFKLKDKENESEES
- a CDS encoding pseudouridine synthase; the protein is MALERLQKVIAEAGIASRRKAEKMIVAGRVRVDGKIVTKLGTKVETFSNITVDGEPIERESLHTYLFYKPRGVVSTASDNKGRKTVVDFFEDIPYRVYPVGRLDYDTSGLLLMTNDGELANLLMHPRHEVPKVYVAKIEGILEPQQIKALVNGVVFDKHKSAPAKVKILKTNKRKNTQIVQLTIHEGHYHQVKKMFKAVGHPVQKLSRERYAFLDLQSLTSGEYRELSLKEVDRLKHLD